In one Curtobacterium citreum genomic region, the following are encoded:
- a CDS encoding ABC transporter substrate-binding protein, with translation MKIPRRGSLRAALVTSVALSALLLAGCTGSNGSGRSGDGSAAGSGSSAAAKGPWSYEDATGKTVKLDSTPKRVVVLNDIAISFIEYGLRPVGTFGQLTMAKDQRFEGLDTKGIAQLGTGYGDIDLEQLAALKPDLVVTSVYPTDDKGTLDTTQPGYGFKDKEQQQQVEAIAPVVQVEWGGKGEDVIEKIADLAESLGAPESTVETAEDRFDKAEDELEKAAKASDVSVVSMYADGDGAYVTRPSDEPTLQMYSSFGVDFVTPKPKGFYWGIYSWENAGQISGDVILLSQQGYQVSDLEKQPTFADNAALQAGQVHSWTFPALDYASQADYMTKLAGWLGESKKVS, from the coding sequence GTGAAGATCCCCCGCCGCGGCTCCCTGCGCGCCGCCCTCGTGACCTCCGTGGCCCTCTCGGCCCTCCTGCTCGCCGGCTGCACCGGCTCGAACGGCTCCGGCCGCTCCGGCGACGGCAGCGCCGCCGGCTCCGGCTCGAGCGCCGCCGCGAAGGGACCCTGGTCGTACGAGGACGCCACCGGGAAGACCGTCAAGCTCGACAGCACCCCGAAGCGCGTCGTGGTCCTCAACGACATCGCCATCTCGTTCATCGAGTACGGCCTCCGCCCGGTCGGCACCTTCGGGCAGCTCACCATGGCGAAGGACCAGCGCTTCGAGGGCCTGGACACCAAGGGCATCGCGCAGCTCGGCACCGGCTACGGCGACATCGACCTCGAGCAGCTCGCGGCACTCAAGCCGGACCTCGTCGTCACGTCGGTCTACCCCACCGACGACAAGGGCACGCTCGACACCACGCAGCCGGGCTACGGCTTCAAGGACAAGGAACAGCAGCAGCAGGTCGAGGCCATCGCGCCCGTCGTCCAGGTCGAGTGGGGCGGGAAGGGCGAGGACGTCATCGAGAAGATCGCCGACCTCGCCGAGTCGCTCGGTGCCCCGGAGTCGACGGTCGAGACCGCCGAGGACCGCTTCGACAAGGCCGAGGACGAGCTCGAGAAGGCCGCGAAGGCGAGCGACGTCTCGGTCGTCTCGATGTACGCGGACGGCGACGGCGCGTACGTCACGCGACCCTCCGACGAGCCCACGCTGCAGATGTACTCGTCGTTCGGCGTCGACTTCGTGACCCCGAAGCCGAAGGGCTTCTACTGGGGCATCTACTCGTGGGAGAACGCCGGCCAGATCTCCGGTGACGTGATCCTGCTGTCGCAGCAGGGCTACCAGGTGTCCGACCTCGAGAAGCAGCCGACGTTCGCCGACAACGCGGCCCTGCAGGCCGGCCAGGTGCACAGCTGGACCTTCCCGGCCCTCGACTACGCGTCGCAGGCCGACTACATGACGAAGCTCGCGGGCTGGCTGGGCGAGAGCAAGAAGGTCTCGTAG
- the bla gene encoding class A beta-lactamase, translating to MPIIDGTTRQAFADLERRDGARVGVVAVDTGTGRSLGYRADERFAFASTNKVQIAAAVLAASSPADLDEVVHYDRGDLLSHAPVTTPAVDTGLTVRQLVDAAIRQSDNTAANLLVERVGGVAGVTRWLRGLGDTTTDVSRTEPDLNTAVPGDRRDTTTAAQSAADLRAVLLGDALDADDRSLLRDSMLGTTTGASTIRAGVDPSWTVADKTGTASYGVRNDVAVVTPP from the coding sequence GTGCCGATCATCGACGGCACGACCCGGCAGGCGTTCGCGGACCTCGAGCGTCGGGACGGTGCCCGGGTCGGGGTCGTCGCCGTGGACACCGGCACCGGCCGGTCGCTCGGGTACCGCGCGGACGAGCGGTTCGCCTTCGCCTCGACGAACAAGGTGCAGATCGCCGCCGCGGTGCTCGCCGCCTCGTCCCCGGCGGACCTCGACGAGGTCGTGCACTACGACCGCGGCGACCTGCTGTCCCACGCCCCGGTGACGACCCCGGCCGTCGACACCGGCCTGACCGTGCGGCAGCTCGTCGACGCGGCCATCCGGCAGAGCGACAACACCGCGGCGAACCTGCTCGTCGAGCGGGTCGGCGGCGTCGCCGGGGTGACGCGGTGGCTGCGCGGCCTCGGTGACACGACGACGGACGTCTCGCGCACCGAACCGGACCTCAACACCGCCGTTCCGGGGGACCGTCGTGACACCACGACCGCGGCGCAGTCCGCCGCGGACCTCCGCGCCGTGCTGCTCGGGGACGCGCTCGACGCCGACGACCGATCGCTGCTCCGCGACTCGATGCTCGGCACGACGACCGGGGCGTCGACGATCCGCGCCGGCGTCGACCCGTCCTGGACCGTGGCGGACAAGACCGGGACCGCGTCCTACGGCGTGCGGAACGACGTCGCGGTCGTGACCCCGCCGTGA
- a CDS encoding transglycosylase domain-containing protein — translation MTGRRVTGAAAGFVGGSVLAGLLVGIGVTPVLAVAGVGTTSAIDLFDSMPEYIEIGDLPTRNEVWAYQGGQPVHLADVWDQNRQELALDQISDTLEHAAIDGEDKRFRETGGVDPTSLVRSLVSVVASGGDGGTGGSTLTMQLVRNIKIQRASELPTEQEREAATAEATKRSLDRKLAEVKLAIGLAKEYSKDEILAAYLNIAYFGDQTYGVQAASQRYYGKDAGDLSPAEAASLIAIVQWPDARDLSSPEHHPDNQARRDVILRSMHQQGHLSDADLQAALASTPADYVRLTAPRQGCESAVRGAEFFCAYAVQVAQSLPQLGADTAAREQAWRTGGYRVQTTLDLDLNTQQKDLLDRYDRAGETRFALGATLDTVEAGTGRVLTMAQNTDYDRSSAAPPTATSLNYATDESNGGSKGFQVGSTYKMFTLLQWLESGRSPDAVVDGTRTARSVWTQCGERVTTKAWNPKNDSAGQTGPYSVRAATAQSVNAAYADMASRLDLCDIRDTAARLGVHPATGGELPANPAAVLGTTSIAPLTMAAAYAGIANGGVYCAPVVIDQVTGRDGTQLGGQPAACTRAVSASVARTAFQVMQGAFRGGTASGGQTPDGTTLFGKTGTTDSADQIWLVGGSERAVTAYWQGNTDGGQANLRHSANGQGGTYAGSRAAVWRQAQTAVNAALPVG, via the coding sequence ATGACCGGACGACGGGTGACGGGGGCCGCTGCCGGCTTCGTGGGCGGCAGCGTGCTCGCCGGGCTGCTGGTGGGGATCGGGGTCACGCCCGTGCTGGCGGTCGCGGGGGTGGGGACGACCTCGGCGATCGACCTGTTCGACTCGATGCCGGAGTACATCGAGATCGGCGACCTGCCGACCCGGAACGAGGTCTGGGCGTACCAGGGCGGGCAGCCGGTGCACCTCGCGGACGTGTGGGACCAGAACCGCCAGGAGCTCGCGCTGGACCAGATCAGCGACACGCTCGAGCACGCCGCGATCGACGGCGAGGACAAGCGCTTCCGGGAGACCGGCGGCGTCGACCCGACGAGTCTCGTGCGCTCGCTCGTCAGCGTCGTCGCGTCGGGCGGGGACGGCGGGACGGGCGGGTCGACCCTGACGATGCAGCTCGTCCGGAACATCAAGATCCAGCGGGCGAGCGAGCTGCCGACCGAGCAGGAGCGCGAGGCCGCGACCGCCGAGGCGACGAAGCGTTCGCTCGACCGGAAGCTCGCCGAGGTGAAGCTCGCGATCGGGCTCGCGAAGGAGTACTCGAAGGACGAGATCCTTGCCGCCTACCTGAACATCGCGTACTTCGGCGACCAGACCTACGGCGTGCAGGCGGCCTCGCAGCGGTACTACGGCAAGGACGCCGGCGACCTGTCCCCGGCCGAGGCGGCGTCGCTCATCGCGATCGTGCAGTGGCCGGACGCACGCGACCTCTCCTCGCCGGAGCACCACCCCGACAACCAGGCGCGCCGAGACGTCATCCTCCGCTCGATGCACCAGCAGGGGCACCTCAGCGACGCCGACCTGCAGGCCGCGTTGGCATCCACCCCCGCTGACTACGTCCGCCTGACGGCACCGAGGCAGGGGTGCGAGTCGGCCGTCCGCGGCGCGGAGTTCTTCTGCGCGTACGCCGTGCAGGTGGCGCAGTCCCTCCCGCAGCTCGGCGCCGACACCGCCGCGCGGGAGCAGGCCTGGCGCACCGGCGGCTACCGGGTCCAGACGACGCTCGACCTCGACCTGAACACGCAGCAGAAGGACCTGCTCGATCGGTACGACCGCGCGGGGGAGACCCGGTTCGCCCTCGGCGCGACGCTCGACACCGTCGAGGCCGGCACCGGGCGCGTGCTCACCATGGCGCAGAACACCGACTACGACCGGTCGTCCGCGGCACCGCCGACCGCGACCTCGCTGAACTACGCGACCGACGAGTCGAACGGCGGCTCGAAGGGGTTCCAGGTCGGGTCGACGTACAAGATGTTCACGCTCCTGCAGTGGCTCGAGTCCGGCCGCAGCCCCGACGCCGTGGTCGACGGCACCCGCACGGCCCGCAGCGTCTGGACGCAGTGCGGGGAGCGCGTCACGACGAAGGCGTGGAACCCGAAGAACGACTCGGCGGGCCAGACCGGGCCGTACTCGGTGCGGGCAGCGACGGCGCAGTCGGTGAACGCCGCCTACGCGGACATGGCGTCGAGGCTCGACCTGTGCGACATCCGCGACACCGCCGCCCGCCTCGGCGTGCACCCGGCGACGGGCGGCGAGCTCCCCGCGAACCCCGCCGCGGTGCTCGGGACGACGAGCATCGCGCCGCTGACGATGGCGGCCGCGTACGCCGGGATCGCGAACGGCGGCGTGTACTGCGCGCCGGTCGTCATCGACCAGGTGACCGGCCGCGACGGCACGCAGCTCGGTGGACAGCCCGCCGCGTGCACCCGGGCGGTCTCCGCCTCGGTCGCCCGGACGGCCTTCCAGGTGATGCAGGGCGCGTTCCGCGGCGGCACCGCGAGCGGCGGGCAGACGCCGGACGGCACGACCCTGTTCGGCAAGACGGGCACGACCGACTCGGCGGACCAGATCTGGCTCGTCGGGGGCAGCGAGCGGGCGGTCACGGCGTACTGGCAGGGCAACACCGATGGTGGCCAGGCGAACCTGCGGCACTCCGCGAACGGGCAGGGCGGCACGTACGCCGGGTCCCGCGCAGCCGTGTGGCGGCAGGCGCAGACCGCCGTCAACGCCGCCCTGCCCGTCGGCTGA